From Pseudonocardia autotrophica, one genomic window encodes:
- a CDS encoding Lrp/AsnC family transcriptional regulator, translating to MDAIDRKILAELQRDGRITVTELAERVRLSVSPCHRRLRALEESGAIAGYRAHLDPGVLGLGFDSLVFVTMRDADRDTVTAFEAAVAGIANVVQAQRLFGDPDYLLRVITRDLSAFQKLYDDRLAALPGVQRLSSTLVMKSVVEDRPLPV from the coding sequence GTGGACGCCATCGACCGGAAGATTCTTGCCGAGCTGCAGCGTGACGGCCGGATCACCGTCACCGAGCTGGCCGAGCGGGTCCGGCTCAGCGTGTCGCCGTGTCACCGTCGGCTCCGTGCGTTGGAGGAGTCCGGCGCGATCGCCGGCTACCGGGCACATCTCGATCCCGGCGTGCTCGGCCTGGGCTTCGACTCGCTGGTCTTCGTCACCATGCGCGACGCCGACCGGGACACCGTCACCGCCTTCGAGGCGGCCGTCGCGGGCATCGCGAACGTCGTGCAGGCGCAGCGCCTGTTCGGCGATCCCGATTACCTGCTCCGGGTGATCACCCGGGACCTGTCCGCGTTCCAGAAGCTCTACGACGACCGGCTCGCCGCGCTGCCCGGCGTGCAGCGGCTCAGCTCGACCCTGGTGATGAAGAGCGTCGTCGAGGACCGGCCGCTGCCCGTGTGA
- a CDS encoding LysE family translocator, whose amino-acid sequence MAVQAVVAFWGLSLLLVLTPGADWAYVIGAGLAQRTVLPAVAGLLAGHLALTGAVAAGVAALVAGSPATLTVLTGVGAAYLIWLGLTGLARPAGTVPGTGAEAVPGTGAWLRQAAKGAGTSGLNPKALLLFLTLLPRFTDPSGAWPVGGQILLLGAVHVACCGVVYLAVGIGSRRLLAARPAWTRVVSRVSGGAMVAIGAGLLVGQLAL is encoded by the coding sequence ATGGCGGTGCAGGCGGTCGTCGCGTTCTGGGGGCTGTCGCTGCTGCTGGTGCTCACCCCCGGCGCGGACTGGGCGTACGTGATCGGGGCGGGCCTGGCGCAGCGGACCGTGCTGCCCGCGGTGGCCGGACTGCTCGCCGGGCACCTGGCACTGACCGGGGCGGTCGCCGCCGGGGTCGCCGCGCTGGTCGCGGGCTCCCCGGCCACGCTGACCGTGCTCACCGGGGTCGGCGCCGCCTACCTGATCTGGCTGGGGCTGACCGGGCTGGCCCGCCCGGCCGGCACGGTCCCCGGTACCGGCGCCGAAGCCGTGCCCGGTACCGGCGCGTGGCTGCGGCAGGCCGCGAAGGGCGCCGGGACCAGCGGGCTGAACCCGAAGGCCCTGCTGTTGTTCCTCACGCTGCTGCCCCGGTTCACCGACCCGTCCGGCGCCTGGCCGGTGGGCGGGCAGATCCTGCTGCTCGGCGCGGTCCACGTCGCCTGCTGCGGTGTCGTCTACCTCGCGGTCGGGATCGGCTCGCGACGGCTCCTGGCGGCCCGCCCCGCCTGGACCCGCGTGGTGTCGCGGGTCTCCGGCGGGGCGATGGTCGCGATCGGTGCCGGGCTGCTCGTCGGGCAGCTCGCGCTCTGA
- a CDS encoding DUF4232 domain-containing protein, whose product MGTTRAPFVAGLFAAGLLLAGCGGDPAPSAAGEMAAPPAQAAPEEAAGSADQAAAAARCTDAVLTATVNEPTGEGQQRTVLAWRNTSDQPCTMTGFGGVDLRGPDDPTFGPSYSLPRSAEEPTAITLQPGGTGITTITTLSGGDWTPTEVVVTAPDETTSQTLPWRGGPVQRQDGATRPGSFIGPVEQGSI is encoded by the coding sequence ATGGGAACCACACGCGCACCGTTCGTGGCCGGGCTGTTCGCCGCCGGCCTGCTGCTCGCCGGTTGTGGCGGCGACCCGGCCCCGTCGGCGGCCGGGGAGATGGCCGCACCGCCCGCGCAGGCGGCCCCGGAGGAGGCGGCCGGATCCGCCGACCAGGCCGCCGCGGCGGCCCGCTGCACCGACGCGGTCCTCACCGCCACCGTCAACGAGCCCACCGGTGAGGGACAGCAGCGGACGGTCCTGGCCTGGCGGAACACCTCCGATCAGCCCTGCACGATGACCGGCTTCGGCGGGGTCGACCTGCGCGGACCGGACGACCCGACCTTCGGGCCGTCGTACTCGCTGCCGCGCTCGGCGGAGGAGCCGACCGCGATCACGCTGCAGCCCGGCGGCACCGGGATCACGACCATCACCACGCTGTCCGGCGGGGACTGGACGCCCACCGAGGTCGTGGTCACCGCGCCCGACGAGACGACATCGCAGACCCTGCCGTGGCGCGGTGGCCCGGTGCAGCGTCAGGACGGCGCGACCCGGCCCGGTTCCTTCATCGGCCCGGTGGAGCAGGGCTCGATCTGA
- a CDS encoding MFS transporter produces the protein MTTGSVRAVDGPGTHRVLVSMALAAFMAVLTGTTVTSTLEALGAELGAPISGVVWITVVYLVAASAAVPLVGWLSARWGPARLLQAALVGFALSSLLCGFAWDLNSLVVFRAVQGLSGGLLEPAAIAVVGLVTPADALGRVMGLVSLVINVGPVAGPLIGGALVGAGAWPWIFWLNVPLAVLVGLGAWRLVPGTRSTGDRAAVDVRGLLLLPPGFVLLLLGLNRAGAGSGAPTVAVCVLLGLALLAGYVRHALRAPAPLLDVRLLRIPSFAAALGVMSAVGLVMYTQLTVLPALAVRSIGLGPGWQAFPVAVLGLGLMISMTSSGRVSDTTGPRILVRGGASVTAAAAILILAGHARWPAAAVLAVVFLLGLGFGAVAAPTFAGLYRVLPRESMAQGTAALFIVVQLFASAGVTLVGFLTAASVDPVGTAYGVVAVAALLVVAAARLLPGRPTLTR, from the coding sequence ATGACAACTGGTTCGGTGCGGGCCGTCGACGGCCCGGGTACCCACAGGGTGCTCGTCTCGATGGCGCTCGCGGCGTTCATGGCCGTGCTCACCGGGACGACGGTCACCTCGACACTGGAGGCGCTCGGGGCCGAGCTCGGCGCTCCGATCTCCGGCGTCGTCTGGATCACCGTCGTCTACCTGGTGGCCGCGTCCGCCGCGGTCCCGCTGGTCGGGTGGCTGTCGGCGCGTTGGGGTCCGGCCCGGCTGCTGCAGGCGGCCCTGGTCGGTTTCGCCCTGAGCTCGCTGCTGTGCGGCTTCGCCTGGGACCTGAACAGTCTGGTGGTGTTCCGGGCGGTGCAGGGGCTGTCGGGTGGCCTGCTGGAGCCGGCCGCGATCGCGGTCGTCGGCCTGGTGACCCCCGCGGACGCTCTCGGCCGGGTGATGGGGCTGGTCTCGCTGGTGATCAACGTCGGGCCGGTGGCCGGTCCGCTGATCGGCGGTGCGCTGGTCGGGGCCGGCGCGTGGCCGTGGATCTTCTGGCTGAACGTCCCGCTCGCGGTGCTGGTGGGGCTCGGTGCCTGGCGGCTGGTCCCGGGGACGCGCTCGACCGGTGACCGCGCCGCGGTCGACGTCCGCGGCCTGCTCCTGCTGCCACCGGGATTCGTGCTGCTGCTGCTCGGGTTGAACCGGGCGGGCGCCGGCAGCGGTGCGCCGACCGTCGCCGTCTGTGTGCTGCTGGGGCTCGCACTGCTGGCCGGCTACGTCCGGCACGCGCTGCGCGCACCCGCCCCGCTGCTGGACGTGCGGTTGCTGCGGATCCCGTCGTTCGCGGCGGCGCTCGGTGTGATGAGCGCCGTGGGGCTGGTGATGTACACACAGCTCACCGTGCTGCCGGCCCTCGCCGTGCGGAGCATCGGTCTCGGGCCGGGATGGCAGGCGTTCCCGGTCGCGGTGCTCGGGCTGGGGCTGATGATCTCGATGACGTCGTCCGGGCGGGTCAGCGACACGACCGGCCCGCGGATCCTGGTCCGCGGCGGCGCGTCGGTCACCGCGGCGGCGGCGATCCTGATCCTGGCCGGGCACGCCCGCTGGCCGGCGGCCGCGGTACTCGCCGTGGTGTTCCTGCTCGGGCTCGGCTTCGGTGCCGTCGCCGCCCCGACCTTCGCCGGGCTGTACCGGGTCCTGCCCCGGGAGTCGATGGCGCAGGGCACCGCCGCGCTGTTCATCGTCGTCCAGCTCTTCGCCTCCGCAGGGGTGACACTCGTCGGCTTTCTGACCGCGGCCTCGGTCGATCCGGTCGGGACCGCCTACGGGGTGGTGGCGGTCGCAGCACTGCTGGTGGTCGCGGCGGCGCGGCTGCTGCCGGGGCGGCCGACGCTCACCCGATGA
- a CDS encoding TetR/AcrR family transcriptional regulator: MGTTDIEAAAAPAVPPVRKRDKRRAILDAAGPVFGEAGYERASVDAIAGAAGVSKPTVYSYFGGKEQLFRETMADIARQVNEVSYQHVVALDLHPDRFRAGLGELGVALTRCQRDGCAGSLSRLVLAESRRDPAVFEEVRRAGFGPIREALAGRLARLGNAGLLHIDDADVAAQHFIALTQAQLPELTAGGSADADDTLVAAAVALGVEAFLRAYAPRAEDSAR, translated from the coding sequence GTGGGGACGACGGACATCGAGGCCGCGGCGGCACCGGCGGTACCGCCGGTGCGCAAACGCGACAAGCGGCGCGCCATCCTCGACGCCGCCGGGCCCGTCTTCGGCGAGGCCGGCTACGAACGGGCGAGCGTCGACGCGATCGCCGGCGCCGCGGGGGTGTCGAAGCCGACCGTCTACTCCTACTTCGGCGGCAAGGAGCAGCTGTTCCGGGAGACGATGGCCGATATCGCCCGGCAGGTGAACGAGGTCTCCTACCAGCACGTCGTCGCGCTGGACCTGCATCCCGACCGGTTCCGGGCGGGGCTGGGCGAGCTCGGCGTCGCGCTCACCCGGTGCCAGCGCGACGGGTGCGCCGGTTCGCTGTCCCGGCTGGTGCTCGCCGAGAGCCGGCGCGATCCCGCAGTGTTCGAGGAGGTCCGCCGGGCCGGGTTCGGCCCCATCCGGGAGGCACTCGCCGGCCGGCTCGCCCGGCTCGGCAACGCCGGCCTGCTGCACATCGACGACGCCGACGTCGCCGCCCAGCACTTCATCGCGCTCACCCAGGCACAGCTCCCCGAGCTGACCGCCGGTGGCTCCGCCGACGCCGACGACACGCTCGTCGCGGCGGCGGTAGCACTCGGGGTGGAGGCGTTCCTCCGCGCGTACGCACCCCGGGCGGAGGATTCCGCCCGCTGA